The DNA segment CGTTCGGGCAATCAATATGAATAAAGCGAGTGCAACGAAAGCAATGACGAGGTTGTAACGCCATGAAATTAAGATAGAGGAGTTGTCAGAGGCACTCGGTTTCTTTTTATTTGGGCTCTTTTTATTTTTGGTGATTTTTTTATTCGTTGGCTTTTTCATCTCAGGTTCACAACCACTTCTTTATCCGAGTCCGGGCGTTTCATATCAAGATCTTTGATGGCAACCTTTTGCACACGCGTATGCTCTGCAAGGGCATTTTCTTCTAATATGAGGTTGCGCCATTCACTGTCGAGCTTTTCACGATTTTCTAATAACTCATCGCGCAAAGTGATTTGATGACGGGTATTGTACGTGGTCAAAACGACCGCGATTGAGCTGATGAAAATCAGCAACAATAGAATTAATGGCACTCGACCAACGGAAATTAAGTCGGTCCAAATCGAGCGTATTAAACTGGGTGGTTGTTTGTCTGTCATAATTTATCGATGATCATCTTGATGTTCGATCTAGAGCTTTTCAGCAATACGTAATACGGAACTGCGTGAACGCGTATTCACTTCCACTTCCGACTTCGATGGCTTAATGGCCTTGCCGACGGTCTTCATGTTAGCCGATCCCAGCTCTTTAATTTGTGCTTCAGTCATTGGAATGCCGTGTGGCACTTGTGGACCTTGGCTCTCACGACGCATAAAACGTTTCACCATACGATCTTCCAGCGAATGGAAGCTGATCACTGAAAGACGGCCTTGTGGCGCGAGAATATTCATCGCCCCTTTTAAGGCAAAGTCGATCTCTTCCAGTTCACTATTAATATAAATACGAATGGCCTGGAAACTACGCGTTGCTGGGTGCTTTTTCTCTTTAAAATTCTTTGGTGCGACATCCGAAATCAATTTCGCGAGCTGGCCGGTACGCGTCAATGGCTCGTTCTCTTCATTTTCACGATATTCAACTAGCCCACGCGCAATACGACGAGCATGTTTTTCTTCGCCAAATTCACGCAATACCCATGTAATATCATCCAATTCCGCTTCGGCTAACCACTCAGCCGCCGATTGACCTGATGTTGGATCCATACGCATGTCCAATGGACCATCTTTCATAAAACTGAAACCACGGTCGGCATCATCTAATTGTGGAGAGGAAACACCAAGATCAAATAATACCCCATCAACTTTGCCAACCAATTGATATTGCTCAGCATAAGATTGAATACCTGAAAAAGGACCATGTACGATGGTAAAGCGAGGATCATCAATTTTCTTTGCTTCTTCAATCGCTTGAGGATCACGATCGATGCTATATAAGCGCCCTTCAGGACCAAGCTGAGACAAAATAGTGCGGCTATGACCCCCACGACCAAAAGTACCATCAATATAGATACCATTTGGCTTAATATTTAATCCATCAATGGATTCATTAAGAAGAACTGAAACGTGCTGGAAGGTATCGGTCATAGGGTTTAAAACTCAATTAAATGTAGAGGGCTTAGGATATTCATGTCAGCGACGCAACGCAAGAAATCAGCTGAATTTCTAAGCATTATTGCGCTAGTTTATGCCAATTCTGCTAATAATCGTTAATAGAAGGTCAAAAGCATAAAAAAACCCACCACAGTATACTGCAGTGGGTTCACTCAATTGGGGGAGTTGACATCATAAGCCGGGTTCTGTCTCCACTCTCTCCGAAGAAAAAGCGGCGATAGCCATTCGTCTAGGCCAGCAATCGCTCACTGGCTCAAGCAACCTACCCGCCCCCTTACGCGAGCAACGCAATGTGGGAGCCTATTTGGTCTTGCTTCGGGTGGAGTTTACCTTGCTACGAACTGTTGCCAGCCGCACGGTGCGCTCTTACCGCACCCTTTCACCCTTACCTGTTCGCCTCTTACCTAAAGATAAGAATAGCGTCATCGGCGGTCTTCTCTCTGCTGCACTTGTCGTGAGCTCACGCTCCCCAGGCGTTACCTGGCACCCTGCTCTTTGAAGCCCGGACTTTCCTCCCCTCCGTCAGTCTCCCCACTATTGCTAGCAAGGGACATCAACGAAGCAGCGACTATCCAGTCAACTCCGACCGCGGATTATACGCAAACCGCTTTAGAAGACAAGGAATAACGGCCTTGTCTCAGTGAATATGGCTATCTTTGCAGCACTCGGACCCACATAGGCTCACGCCCAACAGGCTGACGTTCTACTCGAGCCAAATGGCGTGATTTCGAGTCGATAGCATAAACACTAACATGATCCGATCCTTGTCCAGCACACAGCAGAAACTGATCATACGGATCAAGATCAAAACCACGCGGAATCGATTCGGTGAGAAGTTGATCGTGCAAGCTGAGATCTCCACTATCAGGATCCACGCTAAAACACGTCATAGTATGTTGAGTACGCTCACTGACAAACAGGTGTCTCTCATCGGTCGTCAAATGAATATCCGCCGCCCAATGCACTTCATCATTTTGTAATTCGATATAGCTGAGTCTCTGCGCGAGCTGCCAATGATTGC comes from the Vibrio gangliei genome and includes:
- the ftsL gene encoding cell division protein FtsL translates to MTDKQPPSLIRSIWTDLISVGRVPLILLLLIFISSIAVVLTTYNTRHQITLRDELLENREKLDSEWRNLILEENALAEHTRVQKVAIKDLDMKRPDSDKEVVVNLR
- the rsmH gene encoding 16S rRNA (cytosine(1402)-N(4))-methyltransferase RsmH: MTDTFQHVSVLLNESIDGLNIKPNGIYIDGTFGRGGHSRTILSQLGPEGRLYSIDRDPQAIEEAKKIDDPRFTIVHGPFSGIQSYAEQYQLVGKVDGVLFDLGVSSPQLDDADRGFSFMKDGPLDMRMDPTSGQSAAEWLAEAELDDITWVLREFGEEKHARRIARGLVEYRENEENEPLTRTGQLAKLISDVAPKNFKEKKHPATRSFQAIRIYINSELEEIDFALKGAMNILAPQGRLSVISFHSLEDRMVKRFMRRESQGPQVPHGIPMTEAQIKELGSANMKTVGKAIKPSKSEVEVNTRSRSSVLRIAEKL